One window of the Nocardia huaxiensis genome contains the following:
- a CDS encoding fused (3R)-hydroxyacyl-ACP dehydratase subunits HadA/HadB, with protein MPETAEATTATATELVGRHFRVRDHYDVGREKIREFARAVRNNHPAHHIEADAMKLGYEGLIASPTFASVIGAATTRSLIGTVLTEYDVSQTLHTDQVFEFLRPIVAGDRLAVDVVVEQIRSFGDNDFITVKVTLNDVLGLPVLVSTTTIVARKGVEIDPSAVETVAGVVMHGHISDAGESAVADPTGLVLLSPDEVTEFLAPAPARPVHTVPTAAGVAAGDELPAVTMPVTRGDLVNYAGVSGDPNPIHFSDAAAKLVGLPTVVAHGMLTMGLTASYLTSWLGDPSALSKFSVRFSGYVPVEPTAPTMVEFTGKVKSADAERGTATIVLGATSEGKKLFGRAVAEVRLS; from the coding sequence ATGCCGGAAACGGCAGAGGCCACGACGGCCACCGCCACCGAACTGGTCGGCAGACACTTCCGTGTCCGTGATCACTACGACGTGGGCCGCGAGAAGATCCGCGAATTCGCGCGCGCCGTGCGCAACAACCATCCGGCCCATCACATCGAGGCCGACGCCATGAAGCTCGGCTACGAGGGCCTCATCGCCTCGCCGACCTTCGCGTCGGTGATCGGCGCGGCCACCACCCGCTCGCTCATCGGCACGGTCCTCACCGAGTACGACGTGTCGCAGACCCTGCACACCGATCAGGTCTTCGAGTTCCTGCGCCCGATCGTGGCCGGGGACCGCCTGGCGGTGGATGTGGTGGTCGAGCAGATTCGCTCGTTCGGCGACAACGACTTCATCACCGTGAAGGTGACGTTGAACGACGTGCTGGGCCTGCCGGTGCTGGTGTCCACCACCACGATCGTGGCCCGCAAGGGTGTCGAGATCGATCCGTCGGCCGTGGAGACGGTGGCGGGCGTGGTCATGCACGGCCACATCTCCGATGCCGGCGAGTCCGCGGTGGCCGACCCCACCGGGCTCGTGCTGCTGTCGCCGGACGAGGTCACCGAGTTCCTGGCGCCGGCTCCGGCCCGCCCGGTGCACACCGTGCCCACCGCGGCCGGTGTCGCCGCGGGTGACGAGCTGCCCGCGGTCACCATGCCGGTCACGCGCGGCGATCTGGTGAACTACGCGGGCGTCTCCGGCGACCCGAACCCCATTCACTTCAGCGATGCGGCGGCCAAGCTGGTCGGCCTGCCGACGGTGGTCGCGCACGGCATGCTCACCATGGGCCTGACCGCCAGCTACCTCACCTCCTGGCTGGGCGACCCGTCCGCGCTGAGCAAGTTCAGCGTGCGTTTCTCCGGCTACGTGCCGGTGGAGCCGACCGCGCCGACCATGGTGGAGTTCACCGGCAAGGTGAAGTCCGCGGATGCCGAGCGGGGCACGGCCACCATCGTGCTGGGCGCCACCTCCGAGGGCAAGAAGCTGTTCGGCCGCGCGGTGGCCGAGGTCCGGCTGTCCTGA
- the fbaA gene encoding class II fructose-bisphosphate aldolase, whose protein sequence is MPIATPEIYAEMIARAKENHFAFPAINCTSSETINAAIKGFADAGSDGIIQFSTGGAEFGSGLGVKDMVTGAVALAEFANVVAARYDVTIALHTDHCPKDKLDTFVRPLLAISAERVKNGQNPLFQSHMWDGSAIPIDENLEIAKELLKQAHAANIILEVEIGVVGGEEDGVEAEINDKLYTSPEDFEKTIDALGAGENGKYLLAATFGNVHGVYKPGNVVLKPEVLAEGQRVAAAKLGLAAGAQPFDFVFHGGSGSLKSEIEDSLNFGVVKMNVDTDTQYAFTRPVAGHMFGNYDGVLKIDGEVGNKKVYDPRSYLKKAETSMAARVLEACNDLKSAGRSISAK, encoded by the coding sequence GTGCCCATCGCGACTCCGGAGATCTACGCCGAGATGATTGCTCGGGCCAAGGAGAACCACTTCGCGTTTCCCGCGATCAACTGCACGTCCTCGGAGACGATCAACGCGGCCATCAAGGGCTTCGCGGACGCGGGTAGCGACGGCATCATTCAGTTCTCCACCGGCGGTGCGGAATTCGGTTCCGGTCTGGGTGTGAAGGACATGGTCACCGGCGCGGTCGCGCTCGCCGAATTCGCGAATGTCGTTGCCGCGCGCTACGACGTGACCATCGCGCTGCACACCGACCACTGCCCCAAGGACAAGCTCGACACCTTCGTGCGCCCGCTGCTGGCCATCTCGGCCGAGCGCGTGAAGAACGGTCAGAACCCGCTGTTCCAGTCGCACATGTGGGACGGCTCCGCCATCCCGATCGACGAGAACCTCGAGATCGCGAAGGAACTGCTGAAGCAGGCGCACGCCGCCAACATCATCCTCGAGGTCGAGATCGGCGTCGTCGGCGGTGAAGAGGACGGCGTCGAGGCCGAGATCAACGACAAGCTGTACACCTCGCCGGAGGACTTCGAGAAGACCATCGACGCGCTCGGCGCGGGCGAGAACGGCAAGTACCTGCTCGCCGCCACCTTCGGCAACGTGCACGGCGTCTACAAGCCGGGCAATGTCGTCCTCAAGCCCGAGGTGCTCGCCGAGGGCCAGCGTGTCGCGGCCGCCAAGCTGGGTCTGGCCGCGGGTGCGCAGCCGTTCGACTTCGTCTTCCACGGCGGTTCCGGCTCGCTCAAGTCCGAGATCGAGGACTCGCTGAACTTCGGCGTCGTCAAGATGAACGTCGACACCGACACCCAGTACGCCTTCACCCGCCCGGTCGCCGGCCACATGTTCGGCAACTACGACGGCGTGCTCAAGATCGACGGCGAGGTCGGCAACAAGAAGGTCTACGACCCGCGCTCCTACCTGAAGAAGGCCGAGACCTCCATGGCCGCGCGCGTCCTCGAAGCCTGCAACGACCTGAAGTCGGCGGGCCGTTCGATCAGCGCCAAGTAA
- a CDS encoding BTAD domain-containing putative transcriptional regulator: MSVDVRVLGPVQLLVAGRSVPVGGPKPRALLAALTVNRRRAVSSQALADIVWNDDPPDSYQASLQVFVSNIRRTLRTAGVDPVALLRTESSGYRLEIDDARCDLGRFETIRRSGQEAAAIGNHEGAARLYGEALAEWSGRALDDLSGLSFAETFATAMDEERLLVAAARIDAEIACGRASSVVGELVSMTNAHPLREPLWVQLITALYLSGRQADALDACRRVRTVLADQLGIDPGPALIALEQRVLRQEPLQTAQIAEVERIAKAMTETVTEMPRAVRAGQLRMPDGRTVPIGVGGMKIGRMTDNDLVLDDPKASRYHAHITPSRAGLLIKDLHSANGVFINEEPIESGAVLADGDAIRIGSTLLIFQALR; the protein is encoded by the coding sequence ATGAGTGTCGATGTACGGGTCCTCGGCCCCGTGCAATTGCTGGTCGCCGGCCGGTCTGTGCCGGTCGGTGGCCCGAAGCCGCGTGCCCTGCTGGCAGCGCTGACCGTCAATCGGCGGCGGGCTGTGTCTTCGCAGGCGCTCGCCGACATCGTCTGGAACGACGATCCACCGGACTCGTATCAGGCGAGCCTGCAGGTGTTCGTGTCGAACATCCGCCGCACCCTGCGCACGGCCGGAGTCGATCCGGTGGCGCTGCTACGCACGGAATCGTCCGGGTATCGGCTCGAAATCGACGACGCGCGTTGCGATCTCGGACGGTTCGAGACCATTCGCCGATCGGGGCAGGAAGCCGCCGCGATCGGTAATCACGAGGGTGCGGCGCGGCTGTACGGCGAAGCGCTCGCCGAATGGAGCGGGCGCGCGCTGGACGATCTGTCCGGGCTCTCGTTCGCCGAAACCTTCGCCACCGCCATGGACGAGGAGCGGCTGCTCGTCGCCGCTGCGCGCATCGACGCCGAAATCGCTTGCGGGCGGGCGTCTTCGGTGGTCGGCGAACTGGTGTCGATGACCAATGCGCATCCGCTGCGGGAACCGCTGTGGGTGCAGCTCATTACCGCGCTGTATCTATCCGGGCGGCAGGCCGACGCGCTCGACGCCTGCCGGCGGGTGCGCACCGTGCTCGCCGATCAGCTCGGCATCGATCCGGGTCCGGCCCTGATCGCCCTCGAACAGCGGGTGCTGCGGCAGGAGCCGTTGCAGACCGCGCAGATCGCCGAGGTCGAGCGCATTGCCAAGGCCATGACCGAGACCGTCACCGAGATGCCGCGCGCCGTGCGCGCCGGGCAGCTGCGGATGCCGGACGGGCGCACCGTGCCGATCGGCGTGGGCGGCATGAAGATCGGCCGCATGACCGACAACGACCTGGTGCTCGACGACCCCAAGGCCAGCCGATACCACGCGCACATCACGCCCAGCCGGGCCGGGCTGCTCATCAAGGACCTGCATTCGGCCAACGGCGTGTTCATCAACGAGGAGCCCATCGAGAGCGGCGCGGTGCTCGCCGACGGCGACGCCATCCGGATCGGCTCCACCCTGTTGATCTTCCAGGCCCTACGCTGA
- a CDS encoding nuclear transport factor 2 family protein codes for MLLVIAAAVVAVLVVGGVIFAVAKGSTDNSPQGQVKRAIATYTDALAAGDLEALRGITCGTQHDFYQNISAEQFAGVYQTSKEQKSIPVVKSVDAVQITGDTALAQATVYTEADPGKQSARTFDLRNTDGGWKVCDPATG; via the coding sequence TTGCTGCTGGTGATTGCTGCCGCGGTGGTGGCGGTGCTGGTGGTGGGTGGCGTGATTTTCGCGGTGGCGAAGGGGAGCACGGACAATTCACCGCAGGGGCAGGTGAAGCGGGCTATTGCCACGTATACGGATGCACTGGCCGCAGGGGATTTGGAGGCGTTGCGCGGGATTACCTGTGGGACGCAGCACGACTTCTATCAGAATATTTCGGCGGAGCAGTTCGCCGGGGTTTATCAGACGTCGAAGGAGCAGAAGAGTATTCCGGTGGTGAAGAGCGTGGATGCCGTTCAGATCACCGGGGATACGGCGTTGGCGCAGGCGACCGTGTATACCGAAGCCGATCCGGGGAAGCAGTCGGCGCGGACGTTCGATCTGCGCAATACCGATGGCGGTTGGAAGGTGTGCGACCCGGCTACCGGGTAG
- a CDS encoding DUF4185 domain-containing protein codes for MAKRLLAAAGVAVFGAGVLVGSDGSVAVADPGPAKGVSGAGPCLTDPKPVHESLVPKTLEVPVNYPAVTVDPGPAKVSTNRVRMELPADPCVNPCPDLTDGPPTPPSVFEQLGIPRLILRPQPFNFAFPNPNPEPVPPGPEPANPITEPAPQSPARPAPVVSQVREIAKLTGAHSINRTDKRWQVQGTDLGIFWESKPGEVAIAFGDTVGANFHPPGGFGDDWRSNLLAFSSDRNLADGVTFDRMVTDSRCHAAELLGSKKLDNVEITTIPTSGFALGDRQYMSYMSIRTWNSVPGTFFTNYGGIAYSDDGGENWIKDPHAKWDNIFGITSFQVSAMVPEGDYVYMFGTPSTRLAAVGLARVPKEQVLNPTAYQYWSDGEWTAVGGHHAATPVVEGPAGELSVRYDAARKRWQMSYLDTSQAAIVVRESDSPQGVWSPGTPTVSALQFPELYGGFIHPWSEGNDLYFTMSTWSDYNVYLMGARVE; via the coding sequence ATGGCCAAGCGGCTGCTGGCAGCTGCAGGAGTGGCGGTCTTCGGAGCAGGTGTGCTCGTAGGTTCGGACGGATCGGTCGCAGTCGCGGATCCCGGTCCGGCCAAAGGGGTTTCCGGCGCCGGACCCTGCCTCACCGACCCGAAACCCGTCCACGAATCACTGGTTCCGAAAACCCTCGAGGTGCCGGTCAACTATCCGGCCGTCACCGTCGATCCCGGACCGGCCAAGGTGAGCACGAACCGCGTGCGGATGGAACTGCCCGCTGACCCGTGCGTCAACCCGTGCCCGGACCTCACCGACGGGCCGCCCACCCCGCCCAGCGTCTTCGAACAGCTGGGGATTCCACGGTTGATCCTGCGACCGCAACCGTTCAATTTCGCGTTCCCCAACCCGAATCCGGAACCGGTGCCGCCCGGACCCGAACCCGCGAACCCGATCACCGAGCCCGCGCCGCAATCCCCGGCCCGGCCCGCGCCCGTGGTGTCGCAGGTGCGTGAGATCGCGAAACTGACCGGGGCGCACTCGATCAACCGCACCGACAAGCGCTGGCAGGTGCAGGGCACCGACCTCGGCATCTTCTGGGAGAGCAAGCCCGGGGAGGTTGCCATCGCCTTCGGCGACACGGTCGGCGCGAACTTCCATCCGCCGGGCGGGTTCGGCGACGACTGGCGCTCCAACCTGCTCGCCTTCAGCAGCGACCGCAATCTCGCCGACGGCGTCACCTTCGATCGCATGGTGACCGACAGTCGTTGCCACGCAGCCGAATTGCTCGGCAGCAAGAAGCTGGACAATGTCGAGATCACCACGATCCCGACCTCCGGTTTCGCGCTCGGCGACCGGCAGTACATGAGCTACATGTCCATCCGGACCTGGAACAGCGTGCCCGGCACCTTCTTCACCAACTACGGCGGCATCGCCTATTCCGACGACGGCGGCGAGAACTGGATCAAGGACCCGCATGCCAAGTGGGACAACATCTTCGGGATCACCAGTTTCCAGGTGAGCGCCATGGTGCCGGAGGGCGACTACGTGTACATGTTCGGCACGCCGAGCACGCGGCTGGCGGCGGTCGGGCTCGCACGGGTGCCTAAGGAGCAGGTGCTCAATCCCACCGCCTACCAGTACTGGAGCGACGGTGAATGGACCGCCGTCGGTGGGCATCACGCCGCCACCCCGGTGGTCGAGGGTCCGGCCGGTGAGCTCTCCGTGCGCTACGACGCGGCCCGGAAGCGCTGGCAGATGAGCTATCTCGACACCTCGCAGGCGGCCATCGTTGTGCGCGAATCGGATTCGCCGCAGGGAGTCTGGTCGCCGGGCACTCCGACGGTCAGCGCTCTCCAATTCCCGGAGCTCTACGGCGGTTTCATCCATCCGTGGTCCGAAGGCAACGACCTGTACTTCACCATGTCCACCTGGAGCGACTACAACGTCTACCTGATGGGCGCGCGCGTGGAGTGA